Within the Culicoidibacter larvae genome, the region TAGAAATTTCCCATTATTAAGCACCTGCTTCCGCATATCCAACTAATTGGATAAGTTTACGGTCTAACAAGTTGAACCGGAACCCTGCTGCTATTTTCGCTTCTCGAGTCTCAGCAAATACATGATCGGCTAAAGCAAGATTTCTTGCATAGCGCAGCGCTTGTACTGAAAATACTGTATTATCGGTGAAGTAGAAACGGAATGCTTCTTCCCATGTTTTCATATCACAAACACCCCCAAGCCGAGTATGATTGATAGTGCTAACACTGATAGACATACACCAAGCACAACACCAGTGCCGAGATAATTATGGTTTTCCTTAATCCGCTCTGCTGGTGTCAGCTGTTGATTAATCCATTTCATGACCGTGCTCTTTGCTGCAAGCTGTTCCTTATTAGCTGTACAAGTTGCATAGTCTAAAGCGCTAATCGCTTTTTTACGCGTAATCTTATCCATTCATCGCACCACCTTACATTTAGCTAGGATATCTTCTAAAAGTACACTGAGTACCAATCCGCCACGTTTCTGAATAGTTGCCAGCGGCTTATCGATATCAATAATTTTAAAAGTGGTAGCATCAGTCAACCAATCTTGTTCTTTGCTAACTACAGCTAACAGCTGTCCACTTTGGACTTGATAGGTTTTAGCTAGAGTGTTTAACTCAATCACTTGGTCAATCACATTCTTAGCGTGCTCCTCGATTTCCTCAGTTGTCCACTTCTTACCCTCGGTAATAAATGCCATTCCTGAGTAATCTCCATGATGACCATAATCCCACCCAAGTTTTACACAGTCACCAATTCCATCAGGTTCCTGAAAGGTAAATCCCCAGTGGACATTAATAGAGTCTAGATAAGATAAGGCGATACAGTCCTTTGGGACATATATGTATCCACATGGATGTATGCCCATACTTTTTACTTCAAACCGGTACCCACGGTAAACTCCGTCATGTAATACCTCATTAATAAAGGCCTCTTGGTATACCATCTGTTTCATTTTGCAATTCCTCCATAAGCGTGATATAATATCACTGATATAAATTTTGTTTTGCCTCTACTGGTTGCCGCCGGTAGTGGCGTTTTTTGTATTTATGATTTTTCTTAGCTGCATCACTGTTACTTTTTCGTACTTGAGTACCCAATCAACAGGCACCAGTGCCCACGGAAAACTCTCGCTAACATTTTCCTCAACGCTGTCCGCGTATTCCCGCACCCTATTTAGGTAGTTTCGGGCTGTGGATTTCGATGGTGGATTACCATCCCGCTTAGTGAAATGTTTTGTGATGTCAGCTACACCTACATAAATATTTGAAATGTATAGATCGTATAAGTTTTGCGGATCAGCTTTCATGCTTATCACCTCCTTTAAGTTTTTCCAAATATGATATAGAGTTAATCTCTAGTTTGGCTCAAAAAAAATATTATTTACTGGAATAGAGTATAATTCCGAGATAGCCCTCTGCTTTATAGGTGTAACTAATCCTGAATTACTTTCCCATTTTACAAGCGTACCTATTGCAACACCAAGTGCTTTTGATGCTTCAACTAAAGTTAAACCCGCGTTTACTCGAGCAGCTTTCAAAGAAATTTTCAATGCCGTTTCGGCTTGGTTTTCCATGTTATCACCTCCTGATGACTAAACTATACTAGAGTTTATCTCTTGTGTCAAGCAAAAAATATAAAATAACTCTACTTTTTTGATAAAAACGTTGATTTTACTAGAGTTTTATTCTAAAATAGTATAGAGGTGATTTTGTATGTCTGATACAAATATTCAAGATATAATAAGCAAAAATCTTATCCGATTAATGGAAATATACGGAATTAATCAAGCTCAATTAGCTGAAATTGCTGGTGTAAGCGAATCTGCAGTAGGAAAATGGATTTTAAAAAGAAACGCCCCGCGTATGGGCGCTATACAAAAAATTGCAGACCATTTTAATATGCCTACTTCATACTTGCTGCATGAAACTAGCCCGCTTGTTGAGTTTGACAACTTGGAAAAGGAAGCCGAAAAAGTAATCCAGTTTCCCGAAACTTTTACAGTTGGCATCGCTGACACCGCCCGTAAATATTTAAGACACATGGGTGTAGTTGCATTTAGTGGCCGCGATTATACAACGCGTTCTGATGAGGAAGTAGTAAAAATGGCCAACTTTATTCGGCAGCAAGAGTTAAATATGCAACAGTCATTTAACACTCTATTTGGCGATGATGACCAATAAATGTCTCACTTGGGTCTTTTGTGATAATAATCCAGTGCTACAATGTTAGTCAACAGGAGGTTGTTGAATGATAGAGAAAATTTATGATATGGTCGGATCCTATGATGTTTGTGATATAGCTAACCGATTTGGTATTACTATAACTGAAGTCCATCCGAGCTTACTTTCTGAGCTCGGTATGATTATTCCAAAACTACGCACCGTTTACGTCAGAGAGGATTTAAGCCCGAACTTATTTGAGTACACTGTAGCTCATGAGTTAGGTCACTTCTTTTTGCACGGACACTTAGTAAATAATGAACTATACTTTTCTGGTTTTAAAGGTAAGCTAGAGAAAGAGGCTAATGATTTTGCTATAGCTTTAGTAGCAAAACATCACAGTATACCTGAGAAGCAAGTGAAATTTTACCTAAACGATACCTTTCCATTTTTAAAATTGGCATAAAAAAAATAAGCATCTCTGCTTATTTCAAAACTAATTTATTACTTGGTACATATTGTTTAAGGTCCTTAACCATACCATCGAGATGGTCGCTCACTGACTTCAATTTTGTATCAACTCTAAATGCTATTTCTTCCACGCCGTCATCTTTTGGGGCAATAGTAAATATCGCGTTAGTTAACTTATTACCTTTGGCTTTATTACCCGTTCCGCTTATCGCCCCAACTACAGCACCTAAGCCACCAAAAAGCACACCTCCAACTAAGGCTCTTCCTAATACGCTTTTATTTTTCAAATAAGTTTGATCATCAATGTCTACTATGCAAGAAACATACTCAATTTCATCCCAAGCCATAGAGATTGTGGTTAGCGGTTTTGTTGTCGAGTATACATATATACCATTTTGGCATAGAGCAAAACCTATACTTTGCGACAAGTTTGGATATCCGCCCACAAGTGAAGCAGGTACTATCTTCCTAACTTTCAATTCCTTACTGATTTTTTTTGATTTTTTCTTATCATCAATAATTACTTCCATAAATATAACCCTCTCTTTCTCTCTCATCGATTTAAACCAATTATACAATAAAAAACACACCGCGGCAACGGTGTGCTAGAAAGTGATATAATACCACTAAATCCAATAAGTATTATATCATGTTTCTTTATTCAATGAAAGGACACGATACAATATGAAACTGATCTATGATGAAATTTCAGAATTAAATATTAAACGTTATGAGGAGCCTAGTGACAACGGAAAAGTTGTATACTATAATGGCTTTTATAGAGTTAAAAATATTAAGACCCGAAAGTGGGAAAATAAACGCATCCGAGGCAAAAGAAAACGTCTAACAAAAAAGCAAATCCGTGAGATTTTCACAGAGATATATCTACTGTTTGAGCAATACGGCATTATTGACGAAAAGGATAAGCCAGGATTTGATAATCCCGCTGAGCAGATACTTTTTGATACAATGTGTGATGAGTTTCTAAAACATTACAAGCAACTTGTTCAGCCATCATCTTACTTGCGAGTTAAGCGACACGCTGAGATTGTAAAAGAGGAATTCGGCAACGAGGATATGCGCTACATATCAGGCAACAGGCTCGAGAGCTATTACTATAGCCTACAGTCAGGTGAAAACGAGAAGCAGCATAAATATAGCTACTCAGAGGTATCAGGTCGGCATTTCGTAATAAAGTCCACATTTAAAAGAGCACGTCAATATCACGGCCTCCAAAATAACCCCTGCGAGTTTGCCATCCCGAAGAGAACTATGAACGACAAACTTAGACAGATAGAGGGCTCTAAGAAACACTGGACCATTGAGGAAGTAAATAAAGTAGTTGCAGCCATTGATAAAGAGATTGAAACTACTAAGAAAGATATTCACAAGGGTAAATATTGGTATAACCGGTATATACGCGCATTAAGAAATAAAGTAATCATCTGTACCACTATTTGGGCAGCTACAAGAAAGGGCGAGCTACTCGTATTTAAAGACAGCTCACTCAAGTATGACAAGAAAGAGTCAATGTATTACCTATATTTTGCCGGCACACAGACCGAAACCGAAGAGGGCTACGTTTTCAAGGACGGAACCAAAACGGGCGATACAGGCAAAATTTATATACATGACAGCCTCGCTGAGACTATACTAGCCCTCATAGATG harbors:
- a CDS encoding tyrosine-type recombinase/integrase, translating into MKLIYDEISELNIKRYEEPSDNGKVVYYNGFYRVKNIKTRKWENKRIRGKRKRLTKKQIREIFTEIYLLFEQYGIIDEKDKPGFDNPAEQILFDTMCDEFLKHYKQLVQPSSYLRVKRHAEIVKEEFGNEDMRYISGNRLESYYYSLQSGENEKQHKYSYSEVSGRHFVIKSTFKRARQYHGLQNNPCEFAIPKRTMNDKLRQIEGSKKHWTIEEVNKVVAAIDKEIETTKKDIHKGKYWYNRYIRALRNKVIICTTIWAATRKGELLVFKDSSLKYDKKESMYYLYFAGTQTETEEGYVFKDGTKTGDTGKIYIHDSLAETILALIDEHKKLYGYDPDRFDMASTYGKALSRNQVNRIFERYATAAGVHYIPPHKGRRSHGSILINSDQEWTLEEIQERLRHSSSETTRKYYIEIYDSTRAKSAKKINKLPL
- a CDS encoding helix-turn-helix domain-containing protein, whose translation is MSDTNIQDIISKNLIRLMEIYGINQAQLAEIAGVSESAVGKWILKRNAPRMGAIQKIADHFNMPTSYLLHETSPLVEFDNLEKEAEKVIQFPETFTVGIADTARKYLRHMGVVAFSGRDYTTRSDEEVVKMANFIRQQELNMQQSFNTLFGDDDQ
- a CDS encoding helix-turn-helix transcriptional regulator; its protein translation is MENQAETALKISLKAARVNAGLTLVEASKALGVAIGTLVKWESNSGLVTPIKQRAISELYSIPVNNIFFEPN
- a CDS encoding ImmA/IrrE family metallo-endopeptidase, with amino-acid sequence MIEKIYDMVGSYDVCDIANRFGITITEVHPSLLSELGMIIPKLRTVYVREDLSPNLFEYTVAHELGHFFLHGHLVNNELYFSGFKGKLEKEANDFAIALVAKHHSIPEKQVKFYLNDTFPFLKLA